ACTGAGCGACCGGGATCCGTCATATATAGTTCTCGGGAGCGCACATAGCAACCGCTTTTCCCTGCTCCCCGAAAGACAGCGCCATGAGCCACGACACGGTTCGATTCGGGTTCGTCTGCGTCCAGAACGCCGGCCGCAGCCAGATGTCGGCCGCCTTCGCCGAACGGGAGATCGAACGCCGCGGTCTCGGCGACCGCGCGGCGGTCCTCACCGGCGGTACGCACCCCGCCGACGCGGTCCACGACGAGGTGGTCGAGACGATGCGGGAACGCGACATCGACCTCTCGGACCGTCAGCCTCGTGAGGTGACGACCGGCGAACTGAACGACTGTG
The genomic region above belongs to Halostella salina and contains:
- a CDS encoding low molecular weight phosphatase family protein; translated protein: MSHDTVRFGFVCVQNAGRSQMSAAFAEREIERRGLGDRAAVLTGGTHPADAVHDEVVETMRERDIDLSDRQPREVTTGELNDCDVVATMGCSTLELDADVDTRDWDLTDPDGKAPDEVRAIRDEIEERVRALFDERFGEAA